The Athalia rosae chromosome 4, iyAthRosa1.1, whole genome shotgun sequence DNA segment TTCTTGTGCAATGGAAAAGGAATGTGTTTTGTAATCAATAACTTCTCTGATATAGTACCATATATTTGTTGACATATCTTACAAAAACCAGTTTTTCCTTGTTACAtgaatattttacttttcaatctGCTCGTCGCTTTGTTCTTTATTTAAATATGTTGTAGCCACATGAATTcttatttcatatatattcataGTAGATATGCCACAAGTCAGTTTAGTTATATGCACATTGCAGACAGTGAATcagttatttttctctcacatcCAATGCGTTGCATACAGAGCATCCACTTTTACCTTATTTCTACATTTTTAATATTAGACGGAAGCGATTTTATATCTGGTATAGCACATCATCGCATTCattcatatataaataataaaaatacacaTGTGAATATTGAATCACCCAATTCTTGCCACAGCAAGAATATCATTCATCAAAATCACAAATAAACTGCAACAAAAAACCTGCCTCTTCATTCGTAGTTATTGCTCTTTCATTATAGCACCGTCTACGACGACCATCAAGCCATGGTTCCCTTCAAGACGTCCCACAAAGGTAACGACACCTTCAACGACTACAGAATGGAAACATGAAACAGAATTTACAACAACTCGGCGACCAGAGACTCCAAAACCTACAACAACAACCACTGAAAGAATTACTACAACGCGAAAGCCAGTAACTGTTAGGCCTGTAGAATCTTTGCCAACCGAATTACCAGAAACAATTAAACACTGTGTGCATGGGCAATACTACTCACAACCTGGTTCATGCAACCACTTTTTGATATGCGTCAACGGAGTTCTTATAAATCAGCAGTGCGGATCAGGCTTGAATTGGAATAATGATAAGAAAATGTGTGACTGGGCTTATAAAAATCCGTGCAAATTCAACAACAGGAAAAATGCTGCTCTTAAAAAAGAATCAGATGAAGATGTAAGGCTTACGAATTATTGTAGGTTTAGGGCAAGCAACgcagataaaattaattttagatTTGCCCTTCCAGGCTTGTGCTACAGGAAGGTTCGCGGCTGTACCTGGGGATTGTGAAAGCTATCAAGGATGCTTGTGGGGTCAACCTGAAATTTACCAGTGTGCTCCAGGCTTGcattttaacaaaaaaacgcACCTCTGCGACTGGCCAGAGAGAGCAAACTGTGACGCCGAATCGCAACCAGAAGCAACGACTCCTTCAAATAAACCTGCTACCCCTAGCAAACCAAATTGGACGACATCGGGAGAAGTATGGACCCAAGTTACTACTTCAAGTACAACTCCGTTGCCTTCAGCAGAAATTGACCCAGATAAAGTTTCACCACTATCCGGCCATTATAAGGTATGTCCACCTCGATCGAATTGAACAAACCAGTCTCtaccaaataaataaaaaattaactcgGAAGAATCTGaaatccaatttctttttatgtTCAGATGGTATGTTATTTCACTAATTGGGCATGGTATCGTAGAGGTGTAGGACGTTATCTTCCAGAGAACATCGACCATACTTTATGTACGCACATAGTGTACGGATTTGCTGTTTTGGATTACTCAAATCTTGTTATTAAGGCGCACGATTCTTGGGCAGATTTCGATAACCGTACGTATTTCTATCtatattgtaaaaataatatgatcTGGAACAATCTGTTCAAGTgcattctaatttttcatatcaaatCTATTTGAAGGATTCTACGAGCGAGTAGTAGCCTATAAGCAGCGTGGATTAAAAGTACTGTTAGCACTCGGAGGCTGGAACGATTCGGCTGGTGACAAGTACAGTCGATTGGTTAACAGTGCAGCGAACAGACAAAAATTCATAGAACACGCATTGAACTTCCTTGTGAAGTATGGATTTGATGGTCTAGATTTGGACTGGGAATACCCTGTCTGCTGGCAGGTATAGTCATAATAGTCTCAAAGATATCAAAACGCTTGCTTTATTTAAATTAATGTACCCTGAACTTCCTTGAAGGTCGAATGCAAAAAAGGCCCAGCCTCTGATAAGGAAGGTTTCTCATCGTTATTGGAGGAATTGAGTGCTGAATTAAAACCGAGAGGCTTATTGCTGACAGCTGCGGTTTCTCCTAACAAAAGGGTCATAGATGCAGGGTATGATGTACCAGTCCTAGCAAAATATCTCGACTGGATTGCTGTGATGACTTACGACTTCCATGGACAATGGGATAAGAAAACTGGACACGCCTCACCCCTGTATTATCATCCGGACGATGAAGTTTATTTCTTCAATGCAAACTATTCCATCAATTACTGGATATCCAAAGGAGCACCACCCAGAAATATTGTTATGGGTAAGGAGGATACTCATCAAAGTGCTATCAGACTTTACGATTTACTTTAAAATGATTCTTCAAATTCCATTTGAAACGCGATTTCCTAATTCAATAATTCCAGGTATGCCGTTATACGGACAGTCCTTCACTGTAAACGATCCGAAAGCAGGGCTAGGCCTAAATGCACCAGCAAGTGCAGGTAACGCAGGAGAGTTCACTAGAGCAGCTGGATTTTTATCGTACTATGAAATTTGTGACCGAATCCACAACCGGGGGTGGACCGTCGTTCAGGACCCTCAGCGGCGCATGGGACCTTACGCGTACAAAGGAAGTCAATGGGTCAGTTTCGACGATGCCGATATGCTAAGGCAAAAGGCACAGTATGTCCGAGATATGAATCTTGGTGGTGGCATGGTTTGGGCGCTCGACCTTGACGACTTTAGGGGTCGATGTGGAGAAGGACCACATCCTTTACTGCATACTCTTCAACAAGTGCTAGCGGATCCTCCAAACAAACACGATCGACGTGAGTGTGcatcgatgaaataattttagagCTATTTCACATAACGGATGTAATATCAAGCAGggacataattttttcagctATTCGACCACCGGCTTTCGGTGAGGAACTTCAGTGGGAAATCCCTAAGGAACCGGAAGATACCGCAGAACTTGAGGTGAACACAGGATCAGCGGAACCGCTTCAGGCAGCTGGAGATGAATTCAAAGTCGTGTGTTACTTCACAAATTGGGCTTGGTACAGACaagaaggaggaaaattcCTACCCGAAGATATCGATCCAGATTTGTGTACGCATATTATTTACGGATTCGCAGTCCTCGACACAACAAGTTTAACCATCAAGCCACATGATTCTTGGGCTGATCTTGATAACAGTAAGTATATGCTATTGTTAAGAATAGAGAGTTCGCATACCAATTGATAAATATCCCAATGTTTTTTCCATCAGGTATTTAACCGATTATGTGCTTTTAGAATTTTATGACAGAGTCCTAGCTTTTAAAGCTCGTGGAATCAAAGTATTGATAGCTATCGGAGGGTGGAACGATTCTGCTGGAGATAAGTACAGTCGTCTGGCAAATTCTCCTACCGCCAGAGCACGATTTGCAACCCACGTCAcgcaatttattcaaaaatatggCTTTGATGGATTGGACTTGGACTGGGAATATCCAGTGTGTTGGCAGGTACGTGAAAAACTGTCTAATTCTTTTAAAGTAAGAGTTATATAACTTGATCACATTGAAAACcatgtaaaaaatattgaaatacatTAAACTTATCAGTCGTTTATTCTTTGTGAAAGGTGGATTGCACAAAGGGCCCATCATCCGACAAAGAAAGTTTCAGTATGCTCATCAAGGAGCTGAGTGCTATTTTCAAACCTAAAGGACTTTTGTTATCGTCAGCTGTATCTCCGAACAAACGTGTCATCGATGCAGGATATGATGTTCCTGTTCTAGCAAAATACCTAGATTGGATTGCCGTCATGACGTACGACTACCATGGGCAATGGGATAAGAAAACCGGACACAACGCGCCTTTCTATGAACGACCAGATGACTGGGAGCCGACATTTAATGCTGTAAATTACTATTTCATAATGAGTTAGTTTACTAATAATCATTTTCAATGtacattgatttattttcaaactatttcTTTCGTGTAGAATTTCACAATCCATTATTGGATCGAAAAAGGTGCACCTCCTAAAAAATTAGTAATGGGTATTCCTCTCTATGGTCAATCATTCTCGCTGGCAGAGAGCAAAGAGAGAGGTCTCAATGTACCAACATACGGTGGCGGTGAAGCAGGTGAAGCAACAAGAGCAAGAGGATTCCTCTCATACTATGAGGTGAGTAAAATACTTCAGTTACAATCGGATTAAAATTGTGTATCTTGTTTATTGGACTCAACCATCCTTGTTTCATATTGTCTCAGATATGTGCAAGAGCAAATCAACGTGCGTGGACAGTCATTCAGGACCCATTGAGGAGAATCGGGCCCTATGCTTACAAAGGGGATCAATGGGTCAGCTTTGATGATGCAACACAAATCAGACTCAAATCTGAATTTGCTAAGAATCTTGGTTTGGGTGGGGGGATGGTCTGGGCTCTCGACTTGGATGATTTTAAAAATGAGTGTGGCTGTGAGCCATACCCATTACTGAGGACGATCAATCGAGTCTTGAGAAACTATCCAGAAGGGCCCACATGTTTAGTCACAGGTTGGCATAGCTCGTAACTTCGTAACGTGATAATCAAGTATTGTATTGCACATATCGTTGTCCGGATATTgattttgaatcaaaaaaattttaaatccatCTTCTGCAGATTTAATTCAAGCAGAGGAACCACCTTCAGTTACATCACCCCCAACATCATCGCCACAGCCTGTTTATGTTACCACCAACCCAACAATACGTCCGACTAAACCAGCTGCTACAACATCCCGACCAGTTCATGTGACAGTACCTGAAATCGAAGATACAATCGAGATTGACGCTGGTCCGCCACCAGCTGCTATTCCATCCATCAGTGATTGCGAAGGCCGGATGTATATTCCCCATAAGACAGACTGCTCTAAATATTATGTCTGCAATTTTGGACATTTGACCGAACAGTCTTGTTCTGGTGGACTACATTGGAACAAGGATCGTTGCGATTGGCCAGAAAACACGAAGTGCAAAAAATCACAACAAATATCTGTGGTATTAATTGAATCTTTTCTCAGCAGAATGATCAACGATTGCTAGTCGGTGCACAATTATTCAGAAACCGTGTACCAAGTTTCGGTCCTAATTAATATCAACCTATTTTTATTCTACAGATCGAAACCAATATACCAGGGGAACCCGAAGAGCCATCGGTTATATCAGAAAGCCCTGTAGACCCAGACATCTTGATTGAAGAACCTGATCCGGATGAACCGGAAGTTCCAAGCATTTCTGATAGGCCAAATTTGGGAGACAAAAAGCTCGTTTGCTACTTTACAAATTGGGCTTGGTATAGACCCGGGGTGGGCAAATACCTCCCAGAAGACATCGACACCAATCTTTGCACACATATTGTCTATGGTTTTGCTGTATTAGATACGGACGGATTGACAATTAAGACCCACGACTCTTGGGCAGATATTGACAACGAATTTTACCGCAAAGTCACGTCTTTAAAATCAAGGGGAATCAAAACACTGATAGCACTCGGGGGCTGGAATGATTCCGAAGGAGATAAATACAGCCGATTAGTCAACAGCCGTAAtgcgagaagaaaattcattaCTCACGTTTACAACTTCATAACAAAATACAATTTTGACGGACTTGATTTGGACTGGGAATATCCCGTGTGTTGGCAGGTATTCATAACATCCAATAAATTAAGCTTCTCTAGAATCCGTTAATTACTAAAATTTTACATAGACAATTACCCAATTTTTAGGTCGACTGTAACCGTGGCCCATCTTCTGACAAGGAAGGTTTTGCATTACTACTTGAAGAATTGAGCAACGAATTCAGGCCTAAAGGACTTCTATTGTCCTCAGCTGTTTCCGCAAGCAAAAGAGTGATAGATGCTGGCTATGACGTGCCAGCATTAGCCAAATATTTAGACTGGATTGCTGTGATGGCATATGATTACCACGGACACTGGGAACGTAAAACTGGACATGTTGCTCCACTGTTTTATTACCCAGGTGACGAATTTGATTACTTCAATGCcaatttctcaattaattACTGGATACAAAAAGGCGCACCTCCATCCAGTCTTGTATTGGGTGTACCATTATATGGACAAAGTTTTACACTGGCTACTGTATCTAACCGTGGATTGCAAGCAGTTGCCTCTGGACCAGGCAGAGCTGGAGAATTCACACGAGCTGGTGGTTTCCTTGCATTTTATGAGGTAAATTCTGCTTCATGATGAAGTTTAGAGCATCAGgcatattgaaatatttttttccatattaaCATTTATTCAGTTGCACAAAATAGCCATGCATTATCGCTTTTAGATATGTCACAAAGTGAAAAATGGTCACTGGACAGTGGTTAAGGACTACGAGGGACGCTTGGGACCATATGCTACATCTGGAGATCAATGGGTAGGCTTTGACGATGTGTCTGATATCGCGAGAAAGGTGAGAATTTAATGACTTTACATTTTAATCTGAGTTCTGTTCACACAAAGCGGTGCTATGTTTGTGTTTACAAATCGTATCATATCTTAGGCAAACTTGATACGAGATTTGGGACTTGGGGGTGGAATGGTATGGGCTTTGGATCTTGATGACTTCACGAATAGATGTGGATGTGGAAAGTACCCACTTCTGACTACACTAAACCGT contains these protein-coding regions:
- the LOC105693788 gene encoding probable chitinase 10, with the protein product MSWFSLALLGITALTVATPFRITNERQRHIPPADALSFQRSAVERPPEVARKITDQSEYGSKQLPLRTAVEAPPDIIGSKSLPLREAVESIPPELTRKVPLREAVEYRVAPFFGGLDHDSIWIERLTPPFLRHTQYQTNVICHLEARAAYRQEPFALLPQSLPDRKCTHLIYGAATLDPHELTLIPQDPEYDEIKGGYKAALGLKLRDPALRILISITSPDSGRLFRELVHGHTCCQNFVQSILSFLKAYKFDGIEIDWDAASNAEMKMLLRELYEPMKERDLMVVVAIRPNDQVDPEISEMSDLLIFRSWRNDWSNVAAHPAPLKFLEKMVDKWIKGGADSDKIILGIPLFGNSYTLKLENSTEVGSPISGLGLPGRYTGRRGVLAYYEICEKIEDGWLYGRDEEGSYVRYGDQWVGYDDPISVKLKMAYIQTKGLGGVSLWALDLDDFQGLCGTPWPIVTAATKSFGSYNPNLRECYEEGLFSDPNDCSGFTSCDNGELYHGSCGFGRFFDSVTGLCVKASPQICIPGQSLRISQPNLDYERFRETEEVESLELKENSPRVVCYLTSWALYRKGEGKFVPEHLDSRLCTDVVYAFAGLNPNTLNIQPFDPWADIENNLYQRVTSIPGPRVILAVGGWTDSSGDKYSRLVSSGALRRKFVASAISFLRRHNFDGLSIEWNYPRCWQSDCKRGLESDKPNFTKLIKELRDEFNKQVPKLTLAVSISGYKEVIDKAYEIEEISDLVDFMSVMSYDYHGAWETKTGHLAPLYRQKGDNFIHYNINYTMEYLVSLGAARSKLLVGIPFYGQAYRLADAAQSDLGDPAAGPGTPGEFTRQPGMLSYYEICHRLQKQRWHPGPGPSAHYKDQWVGYDDIDSVRMKGEYIIENGYGGAVAWTVDLDDFTNRCCLESFPLLRSLNRALGRLVTPPPADGSCEKPVEPVTPSPPTLTTHSDAYDGKPPPTRPVETTTKKATTWPTWTQDTSKKPTVTTPSSPWPIWTIKPTKKPEITIQTTTREPPTTIKPSTTAAPITTTEGKLPGVSAPAPGSQCEPGQYLPDPSSCSRYFRCVLGELKNEQCAPGLHWHAKRGLCDWPITAKCQPDKTPSTTTIKPWFPSRRPTKVTTPSTTTEWKHETEFTTTRRPETPKPTTTTTERITTTRKPVTVRPVESLPTELPETIKHCVHGQYYSQPGSCNHFLICVNGVLINQQCGSGLNWNNDKKMCDWAYKNPCKFNNRKNAALKKESDEDACATGRFAAVPGDCESYQGCLWGQPEIYQCAPGLHFNKKTHLCDWPERANCDAESQPEATTPSNKPATPSKPNWTTSGEVWTQVTTSSTTPLPSAEIDPDKVSPLSGHYKMVCYFTNWAWYRRGVGRYLPENIDHTLCTHIVYGFAVLDYSNLVIKAHDSWADFDNRFYERVVAYKQRGLKVLLALGGWNDSAGDKYSRLVNSAANRQKFIEHALNFLVKYGFDGLDLDWEYPVCWQVECKKGPASDKEGFSSLLEELSAELKPRGLLLTAAVSPNKRVIDAGYDVPVLAKYLDWIAVMTYDFHGQWDKKTGHASPLYYHPDDEVYFFNANYSINYWISKGAPPRNIVMGMPLYGQSFTVNDPKAGLGLNAPASAGNAGEFTRAAGFLSYYEICDRIHNRGWTVVQDPQRRMGPYAYKGSQWVSFDDADMLRQKAQYVRDMNLGGGMVWALDLDDFRGRCGEGPHPLLHTLQQVLADPPNKHDRPIRPPAFGEELQWEIPKEPEDTAELEVNTGSAEPLQAAGDEFKVVCYFTNWAWYRQEGGKFLPEDIDPDLCTHIIYGFAVLDTTSLTIKPHDSWADLDNKFYDRVLAFKARGIKVLIAIGGWNDSAGDKYSRLANSPTARARFATHVTQFIQKYGFDGLDLDWEYPVCWQVDCTKGPSSDKESFSMLIKELSAIFKPKGLLLSSAVSPNKRVIDAGYDVPVLAKYLDWIAVMTYDYHGQWDKKTGHNAPFYERPDDWEPTFNANFTIHYWIEKGAPPKKLVMGIPLYGQSFSLAESKERGLNVPTYGGGEAGEATRARGFLSYYEICARANQRAWTVIQDPLRRIGPYAYKGDQWVSFDDATQIRLKSEFAKNLGLGGGMVWALDLDDFKNECGCEPYPLLRTINRVLRNYPEGPTCLVTDLIQAEEPPSVTSPPTSSPQPVYVTTNPTIRPTKPAATTSRPVHVTVPEIEDTIEIDAGPPPAAIPSISDCEGRMYIPHKTDCSKYYVCNFGHLTEQSCSGGLHWNKDRCDWPENTKCKKSQQISVIETNIPGEPEEPSVISESPVDPDILIEEPDPDEPEVPSISDRPNLGDKKLVCYFTNWAWYRPGVGKYLPEDIDTNLCTHIVYGFAVLDTDGLTIKTHDSWADIDNEFYRKVTSLKSRGIKTLIALGGWNDSEGDKYSRLVNSRNARRKFITHVYNFITKYNFDGLDLDWEYPVCWQVDCNRGPSSDKEGFALLLEELSNEFRPKGLLLSSAVSASKRVIDAGYDVPALAKYLDWIAVMAYDYHGHWERKTGHVAPLFYYPGDEFDYFNANFSINYWIQKGAPPSSLVLGVPLYGQSFTLATVSNRGLQAVASGPGRAGEFTRAGGFLAFYEICHKVKNGHWTVVKDYEGRLGPYATSGDQWVGFDDVSDIARKANLIRDLGLGGGMVWALDLDDFTNRCGCGKYPLLTTLNRGLQGNTYQAIDCI